The genomic segment GAAACGCCCGTTGAATGTCGGCTTTTCCGGTGGTGAGAAAAAGCGCGCGGAAATCCTCCAGATGTCACTTCTGGAGCCAAAGCTGTGTGTACTGGACGAAACGGATTCCGGTCTCGACATTGATGCCCTCCGCGTCGTGTCGGATGGCGTCAACAAGCTTCGCGCACCCGACCGTGCCATGGTCGTGATCACGCACTATCAGCGTCTGCTCGATCACATCGTTCCCGACGTCGTTCATGTTCTTTCCAAAGGCAAGATCGTGAAATCGGGTACCAAGGATCTGGCGCTTGAGCTGGAGAAGAACGGTTACGCCGACTACGTTGAAACGGCCGCTTGAGGGAGCAACGCGATATGAACGCCAGCATGCCGATCAGACACACTCAGGCCGAAAGCGATCTCTTCGACCGTTACGACAAGGCAAAATCGTCTTTGGCGGGATCGGTCGCAGTAGCGGCGCTTCGGGAAGCCGCCGTTGATCAGATCCGCGACCAGGGACTGCCGCACCGCCGGGTTGAGGAATATAAGTACACCGACTTGCGCGCTTTCCTGAAGGCGGCCGCACCCTTGTCGGACGCAGCCGACCTTGCAGCTGCAAAGAAGCTGCTGGCTGAGCAAAACAGCTACGGTGACCTGGAGCGGCACAAGGTTGTTGTCGCCAACGGGGTTTACGTCGCAGAACTGTCTGACGGCGATGCGCTGGCGGCCGAAGGCGTAACGATCCAGGATCTGAACGACGTCCTTTCAGGCGAGAACGGGTCGCAGTTCCTTGCAGCACCGAAGTCGGGTCTGAGTGACGGACTGCTGGCACTTAACACGGCCTTTGTTCAGGGCGGCGTTGTTGTTGAAGTTGCTGATGGCGCCGATGTGTCGAAACCTGTCGAACTCGTTCATGTGGCCACATCCGCCGGAGCATTGGTCACGCGTAACCGCGTAAAGGTGGGAACCGGCGCACGCCTGCGGCTTCTGGAAACGTTCGCTGGCGAAACGGGTGGCGGCGAAGTCAATTCTGTTTTCGATTATCATGTCGCCGACAAGGCTTTCCTCGCCACGACCCGTCTGATCGTTGGCAAGGATGACGCGGCGCGGCTTTTCACGTCAGTCGCTACAATTGGCGCGGAAGCCGAATTCAAATCCCTCGGTTTCATGGCCGGTCCGCGTTTTGCCAGGAACCAGCAATTCGTCAACTTCACGGGTGAAAACTCAGAGGCGAAGATCTATGGCGTTACGATGGCCGGTGGCGACGATCTGGCTGACCAGACGCTGATCGTCGATCACGCCGTTCCTCATTGCAACAGCCGTGAGTTCTTCAAGACCATTCTCGATGGCCGGGCAAAGGGTGTCTATCAGGGCCGAATTAATGTCGCCCAGCATGCGCAGAAGACCGACGGCGAGATGATGACCCAGGCTCTTCTCCTGTCGGAAGACGCGGAGATGGCGAACAAGCCGGAACTTGAAATCTTCGCGGACGACGTCATCTGTGCGCACGGTGCGACGAGCGGACAGATTGACGAGGATCTGCTGTTCTATTTACGTGCGCGCGGTATTCCTGAAGCGGAAGCAAAGACACTTCTGGTTCTTGCATTCCTGTCGGAAGCAATCGAGGAATATGGCGAAGACGATGTGACGGAAGGCCTCGAAGAACGCGTTCGCGAGTGGCTGGCTGGTCACTAGGCTGCGTTGGGGCAAACGGAAATAAGGAGCAGCGCCGCATGACCGTCGCGACTGCAGAACGAGCACCTCAGATTTCAGGCTACGATGTGGAGGCCGTACGGCGCGACTTCCCGATCCTTTCACGGGAAGTCTACGGCAAGCCGCTTGTCTACCTGGACAACGGCGCCTCGGCGCAAAAGCCTAATGCTGTGATCGATGCCGTTACGAAGGCCTATTCGGAGGAATACGCCAACGTCCATCGCGGCCTGCACTTCCTGTCCAATACGGCAACGGACAATTATGAGGCGGCACGTGAAAAAGTCCGAAGGTTCCTGAACGCCAAATCGGTTGACGAGGTGGTCTTCACAAAATCAACCACAGAGGCGATCAACCTTGTCTCCTACGGGCTTGGTCCGGATTTTTTCGGTGAAGGCGACGAAATCGTGCTCTCGATCATGGAGCACCATTCCAACATTGTGCCCTGGCATTTCCATCGTGAACGGCACGGCTCGGTTCTGAAATGGGTGTATGTGCGCGAGGACGGCACGTTCGACCTCGACGCGTTCGTGGACGCACTGACCGACCGGACGAAACTTGTCGCGATCACGCACATGTCCAACGTGCTAGGCACCGTCGTACCGATCAAGGAAATCTGCGAGATCGCGCACGAACGGGGCATCCAGGTTCTGGTCGACGGCAGCCAGGCAGCAGTCCACATGCCCGTGGACGTCCAGGATCTTGGCTGCGACTACTACGTCTTTACCGGCCACAAGGTCTATGGGCCGTCAGGCATCGGTGTGCTTTGGGGCAAACCGGAAAGGCTCGACGCACTGCGTCCCTTCAACGGCGGCGGCGAGATGATCCTGGATGTTGCGGAAGACGTTATCACTTACAACGACCCGCCGCACCGGTTCGAAGCTGGAACGCCGCCGATTGTTCAGGCAATCGGTCTCGGAGCTGCGCTTGACTACATGGATTCGATTGGCCGCGAAAACATCGCGAAGCACGAAGAGGATCTGAAGGACTACGCCCATCAGAAACTCAGGGAGATCAACTCGCTCAGGATATTCGGTGATGCGCCGGGCAAAGGCGCGATCGTATCTTTCGAAATCGAAGGCGCACATGCGCATGATGTCGCGACGATTATCGACCGCGCTGGTGTCGCGGTAAGGGCAGGGACCCATTGCGCGCAACCGCTCTTGGCAAGATACGGCGTAACGTCTACATGTCGTGCAAGCTTTGGGCTCTATAATACGCGTGATGAAGTGGACGCACTTTACGAAGCCCTTTTAAAAGCGCAGAGTTTTTTCGGGTAAGGACGGACCCAGGATGGAAAACGTGACAACAATCGACACGGCTGCCGATGGCGCTGAGCTGCAGGCGGAAGTTTCGGCCAAGACTGCAATCCCAAGCGATGAGCTTGATCGCCTGACGACTGATATCGTCGGTGCATTGAAGTCAGTTTACGATCCCGAGATTCCCTGCGATATCTATGAGCTGGGCCTGATTTACAAGGTCGATATCGAAGATGATCGCTCGATCAATATCGATATGACCCTTACAGCACCGGGGTGTCCGGTTGCGGGCGAAATGCCGGGATGGGTTGAAAATGCGGTTTCCGCAGTCGCAGGCGTCGGTCCGGTCAATGTCGATATGGTGTTCGACCCGCCCTGGACGCCGGATCGCATGTCGGACGAAGCGAAAGTTGCGCTCAACTGGTATTGAGTTCGATACCTTTTATCCGATAAGCTGAACACCTATATCAGGTTTTGGTGACTTGGAGCAGAACGAGGACCAAATGGCCGCTGCCGGAAAATTCAAGGTTATGAGTATGACCGATACCGCTGCAGAGCGGGTGAGGGAACTTGTCGAAAATGCAGACAAGAACGCCGTTGGCTTGCGTGTCGGCATCAAGAAAGGTGGCTGTGCCGGCATGGAATACACCATGGATCTGGTGGAAGATGCCAAGCCCGGTGACGATGTGATCGAGGACAAGGGAGCAAAACTCTTTATTGATCCTTCAGCCGTTCTGTTTCTGCTTGGTACTGAGATGGACTTCGAAGTCACCAAGTTCCGGTCCGGTTTCATTTTCAAGAATCCGAACGAAGTGTCAGCGTGCGGTTGCGGAGAATCCGTTTCGCTACAGGCAGCAGACGCCGGTGCGCTGAACGCAAACTGACACGACCCGGTATTCTCCCAGAAAGCATTCCATGAGATTATTCGAGCGGCTCAAGTCCGACGCGGCAGAGCAATGGGTCGATTACACCCAACACACCTTTGTTGAAGAGCTCGGTAAAGGCGCGTTGCCTCTTGCGTGTTTCAAACACTATCTGGTGCAGGATTATCTGTTCCTGATTCAGTTTGCCAGAGCCTATGCGCTCGGCATCTACAAGAGCCCGACGGTAGCCGACATGCGCCACTCTCTGGAAGGGGTGAAGGCCATTCTTGATGTGGAACTCGAGCTTCATATCGAGATTTGTGAACGCTGGGGGATGCAGCGCAAGGACATCGAACAAGCTCCTGAAGACACGCCAACCATGGCCTACACGCGGTTCGTTCTCGACGCGGGCATGGCGGGTGATCTGCTGGACCTTCAGGCCGCTCTTGCCCCCTGTATCATCGGGTATGCCGAGATTGGCAAACGCCTTCACATGATGGGCTGCGATAAGCCGGACAATCCTTACCAGCGCTGGATACAGGAATACGCAAGCGCAGGCTATCAGGATCTGGCTCAGGGTTTTGAAAGCTGGTTTGAAGACACCTCGGCCAAAGTGCTCACGGAACACCGGTATCCGCGTGTTTTGTCTTTGTTTGAGAAAGCCTGCCGGTTGGAAAGCGATTTCTGGCAGATGGGGCTAAACGTTACGAAAGCACCGGAAAGCTAAGGCGTATGGTGCAAGCTTCGGTGAAGATCGGGCCCCAAAAAACCTACGCGACGTTTTCTTCGTCATTGGCTGCCGACAGATCAACTTCTGTTTTGACCAGGTTGCGCCCGGCATTTTTGGCGGCATAGAGCGCTTCGTCGGCACGTGAAACTATGGAATGAGCTGTATCCATACTTTCGAAGGTTGCAATTCCCACCGAAATTGTTACTCGTCCGAGGTTTTCCCCTGTGGATCTTTTGACCAGTTCCTTCGACATGACAGCCGCACGAATTTTTTCGCCTATCTCAATTGCTTCCTCAAGATTGCATTGCGGCAGGATAATTGAGAACTCTTCACCGCCATATCGGCACGCAATGTCTTGGGTCTTGATGTTCTGCTTTACGGCCAGTGCGACAAGGCGCAGAACCTGATCACCGGTCTGGTGACCGTAGGTGTCGTTGAACTTCTTGAAATGATCGATATCAGTCATCAAAAGCGCAAAGCTTCGACCGCTCTCTTTTGACTGATCAATGATTTTTTCAATCGAGACTTCGAAGTGTTTGCGATTGTTGAGAGTGGTCAACTCGTCTGTCAGCGATTCGTACCTGATCGCCTCGAGAGAGGATTGAAGGTTCTCGATGTGCTTTTTGGATTCAAGAAGCTGGCTCTCAAGCTTTCTGTTCGAGGCAACGGCATTCTGTGTCGACTTCACCAGATGCGTGACGTACATGTGAAGCTTCTGCGGATCTTGAATTTCTTTGATCTTTTCGCCGGCTTGCTCGAGCGCATTGCCGTAGTCGGATGTTGCATCAGCGCTCAGTTTCAGAGAATCGATCAGCTCCTCAACTTCACGCGACACCCGTGTTCCAACTTCGTCGAGCCGGTCACCAAGTCGTGTCGGTGAGAGAAAACGGCCGTAGAGGTTCAGCATTTCATCGGTGCTGATCCGGCCATTGCTTTTGATCGTGTCGTTGATGGCACGATTAAGGCCTTGATTGTATCCAGCAGAATACGTGTACCAAAGCTCGTAAGAGCGAGGATAGGCAGGAAGCGTGTTTTTTCTTATGTAACCAATAGCGGATTCACCATATTTGATGGTCCGGTTATGGTCGTCTTCATCCGACATAAAACTTCTCTCAACTCAGCCATGCGAATCCGCCCCACACGGTCACAAGCTCAGGTTCCAAAGTCGGATGGAAGTTTTAATGAGCGGTTAAGCTTAAGGGATTTCCCGCATTTAAATTAACGCTACGACGCCTTTTTCGGACGCGGCTCACGGAGCAAAAACGCTGGAATGTGAACGCCAGGACTGAAAGCCGGTTCAAACTTGTCGCTTTTCGGCTTTTTGTTCGCGGATTTTTGCGGGATCTCAGAGACTGATGCCTGGTTGATCACGTCCTGTTGCTCCTGTTTGACATCAGTTTCTGCGTTGCGCTGCCTGGATTGCGCGCGCCGTTGGCGTGGCGCCTTTGCCTGCGATGCGTCGTTGTCGTTGCTGGATTCATTTTTCGCGTTCTTGCCTGACTTCCGTCTCGCCTTACGCTCCTTCGCCGCCGCCTCGAAATCTATCGGATCACCCAGCCAGTCAATCGACTGTTTGATCAGCTCTTCGATCGCGTCGAGATACTTTTTGTCCTCACCGGTAACCAGCGTGTATGCCGTGCCACTGCGGCCGGCCCGACCCGTGCGGCCAATACGGTGCACATAGTCTTCCGCGTTGCTCGGCACGTCGTAATTGAAGACGTGACTGACCTCTGGAATATCGAGGCCACGTGCGGCCACATCGCTGGCCACCAGGAGCTTGATGTTCCCTTTGCGGAAATTATCCAGCATCATCATGCGGGTACGCTGGTCCATGTCACCGTGAAGCGTTCCGACGTTGTATTCGTGGCGTTCAAGCGAACGGAAAAGCGTCGAAACGTCTCTTTTGCGATTACAGAAAACGATCGCGTTCTGAAGGTCTTCAGCGCCTTCAAGCAATTCACGCAGGGCTGCGCGTTTTTCGTAATCCTTGGAGGCAGCTGCCCTTAGACGCTGACTGACATTTTCTGCAGTGGATGAGGTGGGCGCGACTTCGATACGGGCAGGATTTTGCAGGAATGTATCGGTCAGCCGTTGAATTTCAGGCGGCATCGTCGCTGAAAAGAACAGGGTCTGACGCGTGAACGGAATCAGTTTGCAGATCCGTTCGATATCGGGAATGAAGCCCATGTCCAGCATGCGGTCCGCCTCGTCGATGACAAGGATTTCCACGCCCTGCAGCAGCAACTTGCCGCGTTCGAAATGATCCAGCAGACGACCAGGAGTGGCAATCAGCACGTCTGTACCGCGGTCCAGCTTTCTGTCCTGCTCCGCGAACGATACGCCGCCGATCAATAGAGCAACGTTCAGCTTGTGGTTCGTGCCGTATTTTTCGAAATTTTCTTCAACCTGCGCCGCCAGCTCGCGTGTCGGCTCCAGGATAAGCGTTCTCGGCATCCGCGCGCGGGCGCGGCCCTTTTCGAGAAGCGTCAACATCGGCAATGTGAAACTGGCGGTCTTGCCGGTTCCCGTCTGCGCGATCCCGAGTATGTCGCGCCGCTCCAGGACCTGGGGGATTGCTCCTGCCTGGATTGCTGTGGGTTCCTTATAACCTGCTGCATCAACTGCAGAGAGGACCTTCTCGCTAAGACCGAGAGTATCAAATGACATGGAGCGTTTTGCCCGGATGTTGTGGTAATAACAATACGGCACTTGGCAAACCGCCAGCGCCGTTGTGCGCACACTACAGTTACGGGTGCTGGTGTCAATGCGCCGAAGTGGTAAAATTCCAGGAAAATCGAGTATTTCCGGGAAGGAATTGCCATTGCAGTTAATAATGCAGGCACCAAGCACTAGAACCTCTGCTTCTAGGACATAGTGCCTGCCGCAATATTAAGCAAAGTTATCGTTGATTTCAGAAACAAACGATCTCACGCAAGTGCGAAAAAGCCATGATCTTGTTCAAACAAGAGCTTCGGCAATCATGTCGTCTCTTTGTTTTGCGTCTGGGTGAGATACGCAGACTTCAGATATCAAGATCGTCGGCGAATTCAGCATTTTCCTGAATAAACCTGAACCGGGCTTCCGGTTTGTTGCCCATGAGGCGTTCAACCGTGTCGTTCGTTGTGCCGATTTCCGCCTCGTCTACGTCGACCTTCAGCATAGACCGTTTGGCCGGGTCCATCGTCGTTTCCTTCAATTGCGCCGGCAGCATTTCGCCAAGACCCTTGAAGCGGCCGATTTCGACTTTTGATTTTCCCTTGAATGCTGTCTCGAGCAATTCGTCCTTGTGGGCATCGTCGCGGGCATAGAGCGTCTTTCCGCCCTGGCTGAGCCGATAGAGCGGCGGGACAGCCAGGTAAAGGTGGCCACCGCGAATAAGCTCGGGCATCTCGCGGTAAAAAAAGGTAATGAGAAGCGATGCGATATGAGCGCCGTCCACATCGGCATCGGTCATGATCACAATCTTTTCGTAGCGCAGATCTGGTTCTCTGTATTGCGACCGTGTTCCGCAGCCTAGCGCTTGTATCAGGTCTGCAAGCTGTTGGTTGGCGACCAGTTTGTCTCTGCCGGCATTTGCAACGTTCAGGATTTTTCCCCGGAGTGGAAGGACAGCCTGGTTTGAGCGGTTACGGGCCTGTTTTGCCGAGCCACCCGCGGAATCTCCCTCCACGATGAAGAGCTCGGTTCCATCCGACTGGTTGGCTGAACAATCCGCCAGCTTGCCGGGCAGGCGCAGTTTCCTGACCGCAGATTTGCGCGCGACGTCCTTTTCCTGCCGCCTGCGGAGCCTTTCGTCGGCCCGGTCGATCACCCATTCCAGCAGCTTGTTCGCCTGGTTCGGCGATGCTGTCAGCCAGTGGTCAAAGGCATCGCGAACTGCGGTTTCAGTTACACGCGTCGCCTCATTTGTCGCCAGCTTGTCTTTGGTCTGGCCAACGAATTCCGGCTCACGAATGAAAACGGACAACATCCCGCCCGCCGATGTCATGACATCGTCGCCGGTGATGATGCTGGCTTTCTTGTTGTTCGTGAGTTCACCATAGGCTTTCAACCCGCGCAGCAGCGCATAACGAAAACCAGCCTCGTGCGTACCGCCCTCGGGCGTTGGAACGGTGTTGCAGTAGGAGTTCACGAAGCCGTCTCCGGCAAACCAGTTGACCGCCCATTCGACCGACCCATGCTTGCCGGTCTTGTCCGTGCGGCCCGCGAATATTTCATCAACGACACGCCGCTCGGTGGTCAGGCGCTCGGCAAGAAAATCTTTCAGACCGCCAGGAAAGTGAAAAACGGCCTCCGTCGGCGTTTCGTCTTTGCCGGTAATCAGATCGGCGGAACAATGCCACCGGATCTCGACGCCGCCAAAGAGATAGGCTTTGGAGCGTGCCATCTTGAGCAAGCGGGCAGGCTG from the Roseibium sp. HPY-6 genome contains:
- the tenA gene encoding thiaminase II yields the protein MRLFERLKSDAAEQWVDYTQHTFVEELGKGALPLACFKHYLVQDYLFLIQFARAYALGIYKSPTVADMRHSLEGVKAILDVELELHIEICERWGMQRKDIEQAPEDTPTMAYTRFVLDAGMAGDLLDLQAALAPCIIGYAEIGKRLHMMGCDKPDNPYQRWIQEYASAGYQDLAQGFESWFEDTSAKVLTEHRYPRVLSLFEKACRLESDFWQMGLNVTKAPES
- the parE gene encoding DNA topoisomerase IV subunit B, with the translated sequence MSAKDDLFAGNAAISTPMNDDAPKAAPSKTRTPAPVAVTEDYSAADIEVLEGLEPVRRRPGMYIGGTDEKALHHLFAEVIDNSMDEAVAGHATWIDVSLSTDGYLTIVDNGRGIPVDPHPKFKDKSALEVIMTTLHAGGKFDSKVYETSGGLHGVGVSVVNALSEELVVEVARSRKLYRQTFRRGHPQGPLEMVGDTQNRRGTLVRFKPDEEIFGKGARFQPARLLKMARSKAYLFGGVEIRWHCSADLITGKDETPTEAVFHFPGGLKDFLAERLTTERRVVDEIFAGRTDKTGKHGSVEWAVNWFAGDGFVNSYCNTVPTPEGGTHEAGFRYALLRGLKAYGELTNNKKASIITGDDVMTSAGGMLSVFIREPEFVGQTKDKLATNEATRVTETAVRDAFDHWLTASPNQANKLLEWVIDRADERLRRRQEKDVARKSAVRKLRLPGKLADCSANQSDGTELFIVEGDSAGGSAKQARNRSNQAVLPLRGKILNVANAGRDKLVANQQLADLIQALGCGTRSQYREPDLRYEKIVIMTDADVDGAHIASLLITFFYREMPELIRGGHLYLAVPPLYRLSQGGKTLYARDDAHKDELLETAFKGKSKVEIGRFKGLGEMLPAQLKETTMDPAKRSMLKVDVDEAEIGTTNDTVERLMGNKPEARFRFIQENAEFADDLDI
- a CDS encoding GGDEF domain-containing protein codes for the protein MSDEDDHNRTIKYGESAIGYIRKNTLPAYPRSYELWYTYSAGYNQGLNRAINDTIKSNGRISTDEMLNLYGRFLSPTRLGDRLDEVGTRVSREVEELIDSLKLSADATSDYGNALEQAGEKIKEIQDPQKLHMYVTHLVKSTQNAVASNRKLESQLLESKKHIENLQSSLEAIRYESLTDELTTLNNRKHFEVSIEKIIDQSKESGRSFALLMTDIDHFKKFNDTYGHQTGDQVLRLVALAVKQNIKTQDIACRYGGEEFSIILPQCNLEEAIEIGEKIRAAVMSKELVKRSTGENLGRVTISVGIATFESMDTAHSIVSRADEALYAAKNAGRNLVKTEVDLSAANDEENVA
- the sufD gene encoding Fe-S cluster assembly protein SufD, with the protein product MNASMPIRHTQAESDLFDRYDKAKSSLAGSVAVAALREAAVDQIRDQGLPHRRVEEYKYTDLRAFLKAAAPLSDAADLAAAKKLLAEQNSYGDLERHKVVVANGVYVAELSDGDALAAEGVTIQDLNDVLSGENGSQFLAAPKSGLSDGLLALNTAFVQGGVVVEVADGADVSKPVELVHVATSAGALVTRNRVKVGTGARLRLLETFAGETGGGEVNSVFDYHVADKAFLATTRLIVGKDDAARLFTSVATIGAEAEFKSLGFMAGPRFARNQQFVNFTGENSEAKIYGVTMAGGDDLADQTLIVDHAVPHCNSREFFKTILDGRAKGVYQGRINVAQHAQKTDGEMMTQALLLSEDAEMANKPELEIFADDVICAHGATSGQIDEDLLFYLRARGIPEAEAKTLLVLAFLSEAIEEYGEDDVTEGLEERVREWLAGH
- the sufA gene encoding Fe-S cluster assembly scaffold SufA, whose translation is MSMTDTAAERVRELVENADKNAVGLRVGIKKGGCAGMEYTMDLVEDAKPGDDVIEDKGAKLFIDPSAVLFLLGTEMDFEVTKFRSGFIFKNPNEVSACGCGESVSLQAADAGALNAN
- a CDS encoding DEAD/DEAH box helicase produces the protein MSFDTLGLSEKVLSAVDAAGYKEPTAIQAGAIPQVLERRDILGIAQTGTGKTASFTLPMLTLLEKGRARARMPRTLILEPTRELAAQVEENFEKYGTNHKLNVALLIGGVSFAEQDRKLDRGTDVLIATPGRLLDHFERGKLLLQGVEILVIDEADRMLDMGFIPDIERICKLIPFTRQTLFFSATMPPEIQRLTDTFLQNPARIEVAPTSSTAENVSQRLRAAASKDYEKRAALRELLEGAEDLQNAIVFCNRKRDVSTLFRSLERHEYNVGTLHGDMDQRTRMMMLDNFRKGNIKLLVASDVAARGLDIPEVSHVFNYDVPSNAEDYVHRIGRTGRAGRSGTAYTLVTGEDKKYLDAIEELIKQSIDWLGDPIDFEAAAKERKARRKSGKNAKNESSNDNDASQAKAPRQRRAQSRQRNAETDVKQEQQDVINQASVSEIPQKSANKKPKSDKFEPAFSPGVHIPAFLLREPRPKKAS
- a CDS encoding cysteine desulfurase, which gives rise to MTVATAERAPQISGYDVEAVRRDFPILSREVYGKPLVYLDNGASAQKPNAVIDAVTKAYSEEYANVHRGLHFLSNTATDNYEAAREKVRRFLNAKSVDEVVFTKSTTEAINLVSYGLGPDFFGEGDEIVLSIMEHHSNIVPWHFHRERHGSVLKWVYVREDGTFDLDAFVDALTDRTKLVAITHMSNVLGTVVPIKEICEIAHERGIQVLVDGSQAAVHMPVDVQDLGCDYYVFTGHKVYGPSGIGVLWGKPERLDALRPFNGGGEMILDVAEDVITYNDPPHRFEAGTPPIVQAIGLGAALDYMDSIGRENIAKHEEDLKDYAHQKLREINSLRIFGDAPGKGAIVSFEIEGAHAHDVATIIDRAGVAVRAGTHCAQPLLARYGVTSTCRASFGLYNTRDEVDALYEALLKAQSFFG
- a CDS encoding SUF system Fe-S cluster assembly protein: MENVTTIDTAADGAELQAEVSAKTAIPSDELDRLTTDIVGALKSVYDPEIPCDIYELGLIYKVDIEDDRSINIDMTLTAPGCPVAGEMPGWVENAVSAVAGVGPVNVDMVFDPPWTPDRMSDEAKVALNWY